tttttttctttttatctttcttctcaTTAGATCACATATCCCATCTATTAGTTTATTCCCTTCTTTTTTATCATGTTTAGTGTCTAAAAAAAAGAAGTTGTACATGAATTATTGATGGTTTTTTGTTTGGTGTGTTTGGGGCAGGATGGTGGTACAAGCCGGAGTATATTATCAACGAGTTGAACATAAATTCCGTGATTACGACGCCGTGTCATGATGAGATCTTGCCCATTAACGCATGGACTACGCAGAGGCCTTACACGCTGAGAGGGTACTCATATTCTGGTGAgttttaaatgtttttttacCATGCTCTAGCTTTGAATAGTCAGCAGAACATAAAGTACATATCAAATGAGAGATGAATATaaaatttcaagatgatgtATATAGTATGATCTCAACATGAACAGAATAttctttttcttatattttttaaggTGTGAACAAAAGAATATGCATCTTTTCTTGACAACATGGAGGACATGCATCTTTTCATTCTTTTGCCCCTTGTATTAGAATATACGTACGTTGGATATTTTGATGGTTTGATGTATGTGTAGACTCTAGTGGGTTCTGGTTTTGAGACATTCACtccaatattttatttcatctcaATGCAAACCcactttcttttcttatctagATCTCATTCTTTTCATATATTATATCAATGTGTCTGATTCTTCAATTCCACTCTCATTATGTGTGTGGGCGGAGTTGAATGATGAAGCAAACTTTTTCCATACGTGATTGGTTAGAATTTTCAACATGGCAAGATATCTTCTATATTAGATATATGTCGTTGTCTTCAAGAACTTTTCAACTCAAAGGAGCTACgggaaattaatattttttttatctaagatTTTTACTTGATAGGGACATGTTAAAATTTATACATGTATCTGCATCACAAAGAATTTTACTATTAAGTTGTCGCTATTCGTTTGATTTTAGTACTTGGAATGAAGGGTGTAAAATGACACTAGTTGCATTGAACTTGCAGGGGGTGGAAGAAAAGTGACACGTGTGGAAGTGACACTGGACGGTGGAGAAACATGGTTCGTGTGTGCGTTGGACCAGCAAGAGAAACCAAACAAATACGGCAAGTATTGGTGCTGGTGCTTCTGGTCTTTGGAGGTAGAAGTGCTGGACCTTCTTGGGACCAAGGAGATTGCTGTCCGCGCATGGGATGAGGCCCTCAACACCCAACCTGAAAACCTCATTTGGAATGTTATGGTAAATTTACATATATACATCTCTTTGTTAATTAGCTATTTGTCACTTCAATTTGATGTGGATCGTTATTAGAAATGAATTGAATCGCTATTAGACATGGATCCACTACACACTGACACAAGAATGTTCATGAAGTTGATAGTGAGAGAAATTCCTTATATAGATTGAAAGTTAAAAACTTTGGAAGGAAAGGAAGGAAACATTGAGTCACCACACCAGCTCACTACCATCACCAATCATAATATTATCAACGCCAAACTTCTTGTGTCATACATGAAAGTAATTACACAAAAATCCTATTTGTTTATCAAAGTCTCATCCAAGACATGATAATGCCTCATTTTGATACAATTAACATGGTGATGGGCCCTATAAATTAATGGCTTAAAATTTTTATGACTATGTGGCTTACACCAATTGAAATGACCCATATTAAGCAATATCATAATTAAAAATAGTCTTTTCATCCCACATGATATGGGACAGAAATGATACTTTCCGAACACTATAGATCATCCATTCCTGCGTTTGTATCAcatttatcatatattacatTCATTGTTTCAAGCTCATGTATACTTTTTTTGGTTCCAAAGGGCATGATGAACAACTGCTGGTTCAGGGTGAAAACCAATGTGTGCAAGCCCCACAAGGGTGAGATTGGAATAGTGTTCGAACATCCAACCCAACCAGGAAACCAACCAGGCGGGTGGATGGCGAAGGAGAAACACCTAGAGATCTCACAACAAGACTCTCGCCCAATTCTCAAAAAGAGTGTCTCCTCACCATTCATGAACACCTTCACAAAAATGTACTCCCTCTCGGAAGTAAAGAAACACAACAGCCCCGACTCTGCATGGATCATTGTCCACGGCCATGTTTACGACTGCACCCGCTTCCTCAAGGACCACCCTGGCGGTGCTGACAGCATCCTCATCAACGCCGGCACTGACTGCACCGAGGAGTTTGAGGCCATCCACTCTGACAAGGCCAAGAAAATGCTCGAAGACTACCGCGTCGGCGAGCTCATCACCACCGGCTACACCTCAGACTCTTCTTCCCCCAATAACTCCCTCCATGGAAACTCTGAATTCAAACACTTAGCCCCTATCAAAGAAATCACAACAATGTCACTACCACCACTACCACGCCGCAAGGTGGCTCTAATACCACGTGAGAAAATTCCATGCAAACTCATCTCCAGAACCTCAATCTCACACGATGTTAGAGTGTTCCGTTTCGCTCTACCCTCAGAAGATCAACAGTTAGGGCTACCCGTAGGGAAGCACATTTTCTTATGTGCCACCGTTGACGGGAAGCTATGCATGCGAGCCTATACGCCAACTAGCGGAGTTGATGAAGTTGGTTATTTTGAACTCGTGGTTAAAGTTTACTTCAAAGGAGTCCACCCAAAGTTTCCAAATGGCGGTGCCATGTCTCAACATTTGGATTCTCTTCCAATTGGGTCTGATTTGGACGTGAAGGGTCCACTTGGTCACATAGAGTACACTGGAAGAGGAAACTTTTTGGTTCACGGGAAGCATAGATTTGCCAAGAAGCTAGCCATGTTAGCTGGTGGGACTGGAATCACACCGATTTACCAAGTTGCACAAGCGATTCTGAAGGACCCAGAGGATCACACTAAGATGTATGTGGTCTATGCAAACAGGACCGAGGATGATATTCTTTTAAGGGAGGAGCTCGACACATGGGCGAAGAAGTACGAAGACCGGTTCAAGGTGTGGTATGTGGTGGAAACCGCCAAGGAAGGGTGGGGGTACAGTGTGGGATTCGTCACGGAGGGTGTTATGAGGGAGCATCTTCCGGAGGCTGGGGATGATGCATTGGCATTGGCTTGTGGGCCACCACCGATGATTCAGTTTGCCGTAAATCCGAATTTGGAGAAGATGGGATATGATGTCAAGAATGATTTGCTAGTGTTTTGAGAAATGTGTGTATAATGTGTATTGTTTGTATATTagctattgttgttgttggagtataTGTCTTCTGTTTCATAATTCTTtttaaggaagaagaaaaaagaaagaaaagtctTGTCTGGATTGTGAGGCTTGACTTTTCCTCCTTTTTAGGTTCGAATGTAGTGTATGTCAAGATTTTTTGACTACTTAGTAGTAGTGTAAATATATAAAGTTATTTTCCACATTGCAATAATTGATTAATGTATGTGTTTATTACATATCAAAATTAAACCATCAAATTAGAAGACAGatagaaaaaatataagagatttgataaacTAATAtgattaaaagagaaaaaaaaatataaatatatatatatatatatatatatatataaaagaagtaAAAGTGTGAATATATTGTAACTCTATCAAATATCAATTAACCATGTTAACCATGCCCAGTTGTATGTCTTTCTTTTGGGGTTTGTTGAGTGGGGTGGTAGTTTGAGACATGGTGTTTACAAATCTTAACTCACTTGGAGAGTTCTTTGTTCTTAAGTTTTTGTTGGaattttgcttaaaaaaaaGTGTTATCTTCCCTCCATCTTATCTTCCCTCTCATTTCTACATAACCTAGATTCAACGTAAGAAAGAGAGGatcaaagaaataaaaagaatatAATGTTGCATTAACACTTAcaataatttaaaaaagaaacacTTGAAACAAACCTGTTATCTTGAAAGTTAGGAGTTGTGtgaaggataaagaggcaaggGGCAGCTGCCCTCACTAACTTCTCAATTTACACATAAATAGTACAAAATATAGTATTATGTTATTGAGTATTATTTAACCCCAAAATCCATTAATTGCCCCTACACTTTCATAAACTTTGAATGTTATGATTTATTATCTACTTTTGTATTTTGTGCTTTAGTGTTCGATCTTTCTACATTTTTTATTGGTTTATTGTCTGGTAATTTTGTGGGgacattttcattttttgcCATTTCTTTGGTGCTtgacagaaaaaaaattgaattaagaTGTGTACTTTTTCTAAATTTGTGTCTTTAATctatatactattttttttttgtgttttataaGAAGTGCTATATGTTTATTACTGTattgtttttttattcaaattcatATCACTACTTTTTACTTACATGATATTTTAATATTACATACTTTCATTTATCTTAATTATCATTAGGCCACCTAAGACCTTTTAATAGCCCCTTTTAACCTAAACTTTTCTTATGGTTATTTAAACAAACCCCTAATGTTACAAATTTATATGTACATATTGTCCCTAAATTTAAAATTACTGGATCCATCAACTTAACTTTGAGAAATGCTAGTAAtactttttttacatttttttattttttttttattgatcaaAATTTATGTAGATGTACTAAATTATATTAGTctcacttgtttttttttaaagcaaaaattTTATTAGATGCAATGGTTGATTCACTTGATTGTACAAATAGAACTCAACAAACATCTCCACtctttttccaccttcattttttattaatttctgttttctctatcaatcaaatcacatatcacatctttacttctCTCACCTTTTTTTCTACATCTATCTTCCttcacctctccacacctcaaaaatgaggtatgaagatataattattcctaAATCAAATTCCTCTAGTGCGCCCAAAAATATAACTTTCTTTACTTTCAAATGAGTTATGATATTGTTTAcggtgatttttggtaaacaaatagaatccaaaagcaatttaaggacCGGATTCGGAGTCCTCTTCGGGTTCTTTAGTGAAGACGTTTTAAATGTCAAGGCTGGGTTTTTGTGAAGAACGGTAtgaacaaaagggaaaaaagagtagaaaattgaaaggaaaaaagaagaacagaaagtaaaaggaaatcaaaatggcaaaggaaataacattgcattgaaaattaaaggtgAGAATCACAGCACACTCTTAGTCTCTTTGTAGCCATATGTCACATGAGACTTGGAGGCATCCATGGAGAGTTTTGAGTAATTGTGTGAGTCTGAGTAATTTTACAATCAGATGTGCTACTTATAGAACTTCAAATGGAACTGTCATTTTAATCCTACGATTACAAATGAACTAGAAAATAACTTCCTAGATCAAAGCCTTACACTTGGCATAACTACTAACTACATGGAGAAAATAACTACCATCTTCAGTTTGTCTTCTCTCTCGTGCACCATATAATTTCAATCCCTGAACTTCTCTTCCACTTTGCCAACCACGATCCATTACTTAATAAGTGCCACCTTCAATTCTGCTTGACATGGTGCAGTTCCTATCTAACTTTCCCTGTACGTGGCACATGTCTTTGGATATGGTAACTGCCTTTGAAACATTGATGGCGTTGATGAGATCCTTTGCGGTTGCCATTTggataatttaaaattaaagtaAAGCTCTTGGCCATAAGCCATTTTACTTTTGAACCAAAATTTATAATCTCGACTCCAAGACCAGTGTCATATTTCGACTATGCCATATTTCGACTAGGAAAATAATTGGCATATGATTTCAACCAATATATGTAATAATAATTTGGTAGAAAGTAGAGATTATGCTAAAATATGCCATGCATTTACATACCCAATATCTCATTGATAAATTTCCAAAGCTAGAAATTTTGGTGTTAACAGATATATACAAACTTCTTCActccttttccaccttcattttctatcaatttttgttttctctatcaatcaaatcacctatcacatctttactttctctcacCTTTCTTTCTACCTCtatcttcctccacctctccacacctcaaaaatgaggtatgaagatataattattcctaAATCAAATTCCTCTAGTGCGCCCAAAAATATAACTTTCTATCACATTTTTACTTTCTCTCACATTTCTTTCTACATCTATCTTCCTCCACCActccacacctcaaaaatgaggtgtgaagatataatcaTTCCTAAATCAAATTCCTCTGGTGCGCCCAAAAATATAACTttctatcacatctttactttctctcacCTTTTTTTCTACATCtatcttcctccacctctccacacctcaaaaattaggtgtgaagatataattattcctaAATCAAATTTCTCTAGTGCGCCCAAAAATATAACTTTAGAAAATCAACACCTAAAAAAACACATACCCTAGTTTCACTTGTTTTTTGATAGGTTCTACATTGATTTTAACGAATTAGAGAGAATGTTAGAAAAATAGTGAGAGTGTTACTAGTGTCCTAGTACTCCTCAAATAGATGCACCCCCGTCCTCAACCTTTACATTACCATTAGGTCAAGGAAAGTGTTGTTTGGTGCGTGGAAAGGTCACCTTACTACATATGATCTAGTTTCCACAAACACAGATGCGCCCTTTCTCATTTTGAAGGCTCTTTTCTCATTTAATTTCCTTTTGTCTTATTAAGGAATCTCCGTTA
This is a stretch of genomic DNA from Lotus japonicus ecotype B-129 chromosome 1, LjGifu_v1.2. It encodes these proteins:
- the LOC130734287 gene encoding nitrate reductase [NADH], with amino-acid sequence MAASVDNRQYSTLNGVVRSFTPNNTYLHDPKPSFPAVNLDLDASSSDDDDEKDDASILKDLIRKGNAEIESSVLDPRDQGTADNWISRNSSMVRLTGKHPFNSEPPLPRLMHHGFITPVPLHYVRNHGPVPKARWDDWTVEVTGLVKTPTRFSMDRLVRDFPSRELPVTLVCAGNRRKEQNMVRQSIGFNWGSAGVSTSVWRGVSLRHILRRCRIQTRSRGALHVCFEGDEDLPGGGGSKYSTSIRREVAMDPSRDVILAYMQNGEVLAPDHGFPVRVIIPGFIGGRMVKWLKRIVVTEEECDGHYHYKDNRVLPSHVDAELANEEGWWYKPEYIINELNINSVITTPCHDEILPINAWTTQRPYTLRGYSYSGGGRKVTRVEVTLDGGETWFVCALDQQEKPNKYGKYWCWCFWSLEVEVLDLLGTKEIAVRAWDEALNTQPENLIWNVMGMMNNCWFRVKTNVCKPHKGEIGIVFEHPTQPGNQPGGWMAKEKHLEISQQDSRPILKKSVSSPFMNTFTKMYSLSEVKKHNSPDSAWIIVHGHVYDCTRFLKDHPGGADSILINAGTDCTEEFEAIHSDKAKKMLEDYRVGELITTGYTSDSSSPNNSLHGNSEFKHLAPIKEITTMSLPPLPRRKVALIPREKIPCKLISRTSISHDVRVFRFALPSEDQQLGLPVGKHIFLCATVDGKLCMRAYTPTSGVDEVGYFELVVKVYFKGVHPKFPNGGAMSQHLDSLPIGSDLDVKGPLGHIEYTGRGNFLVHGKHRFAKKLAMLAGGTGITPIYQVAQAILKDPEDHTKMYVVYANRTEDDILLREELDTWAKKYEDRFKVWYVVETAKEGWGYSVGFVTEGVMREHLPEAGDDALALACGPPPMIQFAVNPNLEKMGYDVKNDLLVF